The Pseudanabaena yagii GIHE-NHR1 genome segment CTAGGCGATCGCTATCCAATTCTTGATCTTTTCGAGCAAGCTAAGGCTCTATGGGCAGAAATCTTGCCTAAGCATGAAGACAAAACCATTTTGCTTGTGGGGCATAGTGGCATTAATCGGGCTCTAATTTGCTCAGCGATCGGTATCCCTGTCAGTCTCTATCACAATATCCATCAAGCCAACTGCGCGATCAGCGTCCTCAATTTCCAAGGCTCAAGCATTAACGATGGTGTCCAACTAGAATCGCTGAATCTCGTCAGCCATCTCCAAGATCTAACAGAATCACCATTGCCCCCCCTCAAGAAAAAACACAATGGTCCCCGTCTATTGCTAGTGCGCCACGGTGAAACCGAGTGGAATCGCCAAAAACGCTTCCAAGGACAAATTGATGTCCCCCTCAATAACAATGGTCATGCTCAGGCAAGACGCGCTAGTGAATTTCTCGCCAAAGTCAAAATCGACAAGGCTTTCAGCAGTCCAATGCTCCGTCCCAAGGATACAGCGCTAGAAATTTTAAGCAAGCATCCTAATATCAAACTGGAGCTATTTGATGAACTCAAGGAAATTTCTCATGGTCTCTGGGAAGGCAAATTTGAGCATGAAATCGAAGCCGAATTTGCGGGGCAACTAGCCCTCTGGCAGTCACAACCCGAAACTGTGCAAATGCCTGAAGGTGAGAATTTACAGCAGGTATGGGATCGTGTCGCGGTAATTTGGCAAAAAATTGTGGAGTCAGTTCCCGCAGGAGAGACAGCTCTAGTTGTCGCCCATGATGCTGTGAACAAAGCAATTCTTTGTTTATTATTTGGCTTTACACCAGAGCAATTTTGGATCTTTAAACAAGGTAATGGCGGCGTGAGTG includes the following:
- a CDS encoding histidine phosphatase family protein, coding for MSTRVVIVRHGESNFNILSKIQGRGNYDRPELQSVLTDKGKHQAKLAGRALSNLGIDVAYASPLVRAQHTAQIILSENFQPPVLNTTEGLLEIDLSEWESMIASDVKEQFPEKYHFWQNEPEKFQLGDRYPILDLFEQAKALWAEILPKHEDKTILLVGHSGINRALICSAIGIPVSLYHNIHQANCAISVLNFQGSSINDGVQLESLNLVSHLQDLTESPLPPLKKKHNGPRLLLVRHGETEWNRQKRFQGQIDVPLNNNGHAQARRASEFLAKVKIDKAFSSPMLRPKDTALEILSKHPNIKLELFDELKEISHGLWEGKFEHEIEAEFAGQLALWQSQPETVQMPEGENLQQVWDRVAVIWQKIVESVPAGETALVVAHDAVNKAILCLLFGFTPEQFWIFKQGNGGVSVIDYPQGAQGKPVLQSCNITTHLSEGILDRTAAGAL